A portion of the Flavobacterium magnum genome contains these proteins:
- a CDS encoding class I SAM-dependent methyltransferase codes for MPENQNSQSAENGRPADENLKPNWYASWFDTPYYHILYKDRDNTEARLFMDNITQYLNLPDDATILDLACGKGRHSIYLNELGYDVTGADLSENSIAEAKKHENDHLHFVVHDMREPCAAQFDAVFNLFTSFGYFEDDADNMKTLAAIRDSLNETGFAVIDFMNAAHVINHLVPEEEKIVEGITFRIKRYHADGHIFKEIDFEDQGTSYHFTERVQALMLSDFEHMMAQAGIFLLDVFGDYKLRKFHQTESERLIMIFK; via the coding sequence ATGCCCGAAAATCAAAACAGCCAATCCGCGGAAAACGGCCGCCCTGCGGACGAAAACCTGAAACCCAACTGGTACGCTTCCTGGTTTGACACGCCGTATTACCATATTCTTTACAAGGACCGCGACAATACCGAAGCGCGTCTTTTCATGGACAATATCACCCAATACCTGAATTTACCGGACGACGCTACAATCCTTGACCTGGCTTGCGGCAAAGGACGGCATTCGATTTACCTGAACGAACTGGGGTATGACGTTACGGGTGCCGACCTGTCTGAGAATAGTATTGCCGAGGCCAAAAAGCACGAAAACGACCACCTGCATTTTGTGGTTCACGATATGCGCGAGCCTTGCGCAGCACAGTTCGACGCCGTTTTCAACCTGTTTACCAGCTTCGGTTATTTTGAAGACGATGCGGACAATATGAAAACCCTCGCAGCCATCAGGGACAGCCTCAACGAGACCGGATTTGCCGTTATCGACTTTATGAACGCCGCGCATGTCATCAATCATCTTGTTCCGGAAGAAGAGAAAATAGTAGAGGGAATTACATTCCGCATTAAACGCTATCATGCTGATGGCCATATCTTTAAGGAAATTGATTTTGAAGACCAGGGTACCTCTTACCACTTCACCGAGCGGGTCCAGGCATTGATGCTGTCCGACTTTGAACATATGATGGCCCAGGCGGGAATCTTCCTTCTTGACGTTTTCGGGGATTATAAGCTCCGGAAATTCCATCAAACTGAAAGCGAACGCCTGATCATGATTTTCAAATAA
- a CDS encoding THUMP domain-containing class I SAM-dependent RNA methyltransferase encodes MEANFKMIAKTFFGFEEILEQELRALGAQDVEAGVRMVSFKGDKGFMYKANLSLRTALKILKPVYHFRASNEDSLYKGIYSMDWSKYMTPDQTFVIDATVNSDRFRHSEFVSQKCKDAIVDQFRQKTGQRPSIDKTHPDLRLNIHIHQDQVSVALDTSGASLHHRGYRTATNIAPINEVLAAGMLLLSGWNGQGDFVDPMCGSGTILAEAAMIACNIPANINRREFAFEKWADWDNELFDMIAESCLKKVREFHYTIKGYDKAPSAVLKAKDNIRNANLDDYISVYERNFFDTEKETQGPLHMVFNPPYGERLDIDMERFYAEIGDTLKKSYPNTNAWFITANIEALKFVGLKPSRKIKLFNGSLEARFVKYEMYEGSKRAKFNPGMSGDNPKSL; translated from the coding sequence ATGGAAGCCAATTTTAAGATGATTGCCAAGACCTTTTTCGGTTTTGAAGAAATACTGGAACAGGAACTCAGGGCCTTAGGCGCACAGGATGTGGAAGCCGGTGTACGCATGGTCAGCTTTAAGGGCGACAAGGGTTTTATGTACAAAGCCAACCTGTCGCTGCGTACTGCCCTTAAGATACTCAAGCCGGTGTATCATTTCAGGGCATCCAATGAAGACAGCCTGTACAAAGGCATTTACAGCATGGATTGGTCGAAGTATATGACCCCCGATCAGACTTTTGTGATTGATGCCACGGTGAACTCCGATCGATTCCGGCATTCTGAATTTGTATCGCAAAAATGCAAGGATGCCATTGTCGACCAGTTCCGGCAGAAAACAGGGCAGCGTCCGAGTATTGACAAGACGCATCCTGATTTGCGGCTTAACATCCACATCCACCAGGATCAGGTTTCGGTGGCGCTGGATACTTCCGGGGCGTCGCTGCACCACCGCGGTTACCGGACCGCAACGAACATCGCCCCTATCAACGAAGTGCTTGCTGCAGGGATGCTGTTGCTTTCAGGCTGGAACGGGCAGGGCGATTTTGTCGACCCGATGTGTGGCAGCGGGACGATTCTGGCGGAAGCCGCTATGATCGCATGTAACATTCCGGCAAATATCAACCGCAGGGAATTCGCTTTTGAAAAATGGGCCGACTGGGACAATGAGCTGTTTGACATGATTGCCGAATCCTGCCTTAAGAAAGTGCGCGAATTCCATTACACGATCAAGGGCTATGACAAAGCGCCGTCTGCCGTCCTGAAGGCGAAGGACAACATCCGGAATGCCAATCTCGACGATTACATTTCGGTGTATGAGCGCAATTTCTTCGACACCGAAAAAGAAACGCAGGGTCCGCTGCACATGGTATTCAATCCGCCATACGGCGAACGCCTCGACATCGATATGGAGCGTTTTTACGCAGAAATAGGCGATACCCTCAAAAAAAGCTATCCGAATACGAATGCCTGGTTTATTACGGCAAACATCGAAGCCCTGAAGTTTGTTGGTCTGAAACCATCCAGAAAGATAAAACTGTTTAACGGAAGCCTTGAAGCGCGCTTCGTCAAATATGAAATGTACGAAGGAAGCAAACGGGCCAAATTCAACCCCGGTATGTCGGGCGATAATCCAAAATCATTATGA
- a CDS encoding DUF6048 family protein, producing the protein MKHTLKYFFSAFFLCMGLMLQAQEVKKDSVKPKKERYGVRVGADLFKLSRSFYDKDYKGIEFSGDYRLTRKYYLAAEIGNENKTTDEDQLNFTTKGSFLRLGFDYNMHENWLDLENMIYVGLRYGISTFSQELNSYKVYNPNPYFNETSTIAVGEKYSGLSAQWVEAVAGMKAQVFNNIFVGFSIRLSTLVSNRKPSGFDNLYIPGFNRTYDGDFGFGFNYSVSYFLPLYKKQVKMDQKKSDEAKAAK; encoded by the coding sequence ATGAAACACACGTTAAAATATTTTTTTAGTGCCTTTTTCCTTTGCATGGGTTTGATGCTGCAGGCACAGGAAGTAAAAAAGGATTCGGTCAAGCCAAAGAAGGAACGTTATGGCGTGCGCGTCGGGGCTGATCTGTTCAAGCTCTCGCGCTCTTTTTACGATAAGGATTATAAGGGCATTGAATTTTCGGGGGATTACCGACTGACGCGAAAGTATTATCTCGCTGCCGAAATCGGGAATGAAAACAAGACCACCGACGAGGACCAGCTTAATTTTACGACCAAGGGCAGTTTCCTGCGTTTAGGTTTTGACTATAATATGCATGAAAACTGGCTCGACCTTGAAAATATGATCTATGTCGGATTGCGGTACGGCATCAGTACGTTCAGCCAGGAGCTCAACAGTTACAAAGTATACAATCCCAATCCGTACTTTAATGAAACCTCCACCATTGCCGTGGGTGAAAAATACAGCGGGCTCTCTGCCCAATGGGTCGAGGCAGTTGCCGGCATGAAGGCGCAGGTTTTCAACAACATATTCGTGGGGTTCAGCATCCGGCTGAGCACTTTGGTGTCCAACAGGAAACCTTCAGGATTCGACAACCTTTACATTCCGGGATTTAACCGTACTTACGACGGTGATTTTGGTTTTGGCTTTAATTATTCGGTGTCTTACTTCCTGCCATTGTATAAGAAACAGGTAAAGATGGATCAGAAAAAATCAGACGAGGCTAAAGCTGCAAAGTAG
- a CDS encoding DUF6452 family protein — MKKIYLLLLLAFAFSGCEKDDICDSSTPTTPRLVIEFYDFTNPALLKDVTNLKVTGTGADQAIVFNDALPEDDENRYLANTNKIMLPLKINDDTAEYTLTLNSGNDVLNVSDMIRLNYTRTSEYVSRACGFKTLFRLNPDVNDDTAPLIINGNPAANAGNWIKNVEIIKSNLETENETHVKIFF, encoded by the coding sequence ATGAAAAAGATTTATTTACTGCTGTTACTGGCCTTTGCCTTTTCAGGTTGTGAGAAAGATGATATCTGTGATTCATCCACACCTACCACACCGCGGCTTGTCATCGAGTTTTATGACTTCACCAACCCCGCACTGCTTAAGGACGTAACCAATTTAAAAGTGACGGGCACTGGCGCTGACCAGGCCATTGTCTTCAATGATGCTTTGCCCGAGGATGATGAGAATCGATACCTCGCAAACACCAACAAGATCATGCTCCCCTTAAAAATCAATGATGATACGGCAGAGTATACGCTGACGCTGAATTCAGGAAATGATGTGCTCAACGTATCCGATATGATCCGATTGAATTACACCCGTACCAGTGAATATGTGTCCCGCGCCTGTGGATTCAAGACGCTGTTCAGGCTTAACCCGGACGTGAACGATGATACGGCGCCGCTGATCATCAATGGGAATCCGGCCGCGAATGCCGGAAACTGGATCAAGAATGTGGAGATCATCAAATCAAACCTCGAAACCGAAAATGAAACACACGTTAAAATATTTTTTTAG